A single window of Candidatus Methanomethylicota archaeon DNA harbors:
- a CDS encoding AAA family ATPase, whose translation MTTSMKKSESNWWWINRPYLRKLLILPLILVNREYKRWRNALLNPRKMSKRLSEIEKRFPKKREDLVGRDKEYQLIMSAIGYHVIRDQTLLNLLKGAPPPKFFILKGTTGSGKTLLAEVCIRDGIEYGINKGVNVQPIVVMGSDIFNPLYGQSVLNLSYIFRKAKDVPSIIFFDEFQSIGLRVERPMYGADREDMRIQDAFVEHINRILNSSQRTVVIAATNKFESIREDIRRRAYLIDLDQNITREMLLAVLKAELEKYGWTHLSPNEVLNVLEKAVSTYRQTQLTPFDIIDACNKVRSRKIEPLRESFFKRLAIKRFSSEDLKVLVTIDDFKMVARELRGYTEQEKSDEVMSSVLRIKPSVSYKDIGGLFGIKEKLFKIISLSLSPELASKLSWVPPKGFLLWGEPGCGKTYLSKAIAKENDAAFFYVPAAQLLINAKWVGEPEKNVRDLFALARKYAPSIIFFDEFDVIAGKRKGDPISDRLTAQILTELDGLQPLENVIVIAATNRLEMIDEAIINRFEPYVIEIPLPRNDAERLDVLKVHLRHYTAHLHPEVTPEKVLNILKKHRAISPRVVAEIIKEANRLRSQEVNVALELSKDWNRYSEIYNLYREEIERLKEILGELNYEVLKNINPENYKIRLYHFEKAAEELEGEIEKEIMDAQESMVYDKLDPGIALGLATDIQGRKGIILIVECECRPKGSGKVTVTGAAKAAFVGPGVPVEDVSVLESANNIVEYIKNYIYEKIGIDISNYDFTFQVISPLEGAPGMGVSGPSLGLAFSVAAISELAGIEGRSDVVMSGKGDIKGNVGPVGGMGWRGSGKILAAVQTRRIKIKKFVLPKWNYERAPDEMKILKDEGIEVIPVEKQLEAWLNIFSISEEELLERLYENLMINMKKVTLQK comes from the coding sequence TTGACAACATCGATGAAGAAGAGTGAAAGTAATTGGTGGTGGATAAATCGTCCTTATTTAAGAAAATTATTGATACTTCCATTGATTTTAGTTAATAGAGAATATAAAAGATGGAGAAATGCCTTACTCAATCCAAGAAAAATGTCAAAAAGATTATCTGAAATTGAAAAAAGATTTCCAAAGAAAAGAGAAGATCTTGTTGGAAGAGATAAAGAATATCAATTAATAATGAGTGCCATAGGATATCATGTAATAAGAGATCAAACTCTTCTTAATTTATTAAAAGGAGCACCCCCTCCAAAATTTTTCATATTAAAAGGTACAACAGGCTCAGGAAAGACGTTATTAGCTGAAGTTTGTATAAGAGATGGAATAGAGTATGGAATAAATAAAGGAGTAAATGTTCAACCAATTGTAGTAATGGGAAGTGATATATTTAACCCACTTTATGGTCAATCTGTTTTAAATCTATCATATATATTTAGAAAAGCAAAAGATGTTCCAAGTATAATCTTCTTTGATGAATTTCAAAGTATAGGATTAAGAGTAGAAAGGCCAATGTATGGTGCAGATAGAGAAGACATGAGAATACAAGATGCTTTTGTTGAACATATTAATAGAATATTAAATAGTTCACAAAGAACAGTAGTAATAGCTGCTACAAATAAATTTGAAAGTATAAGAGAGGATATTAGAAGAAGGGCTTACTTAATTGATTTAGATCAAAATATTACAAGAGAAATGTTATTAGCAGTTTTAAAAGCTGAATTAGAAAAATATGGATGGACTCATTTATCACCAAATGAAGTATTAAATGTTTTAGAAAAAGCAGTAAGTACATATAGACAAACACAATTAACACCTTTTGATATAATAGATGCATGTAATAAAGTGAGAAGTAGAAAAATAGAGCCTTTGAGAGAAAGTTTCTTTAAAAGACTTGCAATTAAAAGATTTTCTTCAGAAGATTTGAAAGTTTTAGTTACTATTGATGATTTTAAAATGGTAGCAAGAGAATTAAGAGGATATACAGAACAAGAGAAAAGTGATGAAGTAATGAGTTCAGTACTTAGAATAAAACCTTCAGTAAGTTATAAAGACATAGGAGGGTTATTTGGAATAAAAGAAAAACTTTTCAAAATCATATCATTAAGTCTATCTCCAGAATTAGCAAGTAAATTAAGTTGGGTCCCTCCAAAGGGCTTTCTCCTTTGGGGAGAACCAGGTTGTGGTAAAACTTATCTTTCTAAAGCAATAGCGAAGGAAAATGATGCTGCATTTTTCTATGTACCAGCAGCTCAATTATTAATAAATGCTAAATGGGTAGGAGAACCAGAAAAGAATGTTAGAGATTTATTTGCTCTTGCAAGAAAATATGCTCCAAGTATAATATTTTTTGATGAATTTGATGTAATTGCAGGAAAAAGAAAGGGCGATCCTATAAGTGATAGATTAACTGCTCAAATATTAACAGAATTAGATGGTTTACAACCATTGGAAAATGTAATTGTAATAGCTGCTACAAATCGTCTTGAAATGATAGATGAAGCAATTATAAATAGATTTGAGCCTTATGTAATAGAAATACCATTACCAAGAAATGATGCTGAAAGACTTGATGTTTTAAAAGTTCACTTAAGACATTATACTGCTCATCTTCATCCTGAAGTTACACCTGAAAAAGTATTAAATATTTTAAAGAAACATAGAGCAATTTCACCAAGAGTTGTTGCTGAAATAATAAAAGAAGCTAATAGATTAAGATCACAAGAAGTTAATGTAGCATTAGAACTTTCAAAAGATTGGAATAGATATTCAGAAATTTATAATTTGTATAGAGAAGAGATAGAAAGATTAAAAGAAATTCTTGGTGAATTAAATTATGAAGTTTTAAAAAATATAAATCCTGAGAATTATAAAATAAGACTTTATCATTTTGAAAAAGCTGCTGAAGAACTTGAAGGAGAAATAGAAAAAGAAATTATGGATGCACAAGAAAGCATGGTTTATGATAAACTAGATCCTGGCATAGCACTTGGACTTGCAACTGATATACAAGGAAGAAAAGGGATTATATTAATAGTAGAATGTGAATGTAGACCAAAAGGAAGTGGAAAAGTCACTGTAACTGGTGCTGCAAAAGCAGCTTTTGTTGGTCCAGGGGTTCCTGTTGAAGATGTAAGTGTATTAGAAAGTGCAAATAATATTGTAGAATATATAAAGAATTATATTTATGAAAAAATAGGAATAGATATTTCTAATTATGATTTTACATTTCAAGTTATAAGTCCATTAGAAGGAGCACCAGGAATGGGTGTGAGTGGCCCAAGTCTTGGTCTTGCATTTAGTGTTGCTGCAATATCTGAATTAGCAGGGATTGAAGGAAGATCAGATGTGGTAATGAGTGGAAAAGGCGATATAAAAGGAAATGTAGGTCCAGTTGGTGGAATGGGATGGAGAGGCTCAGGAAAAATACTTGCTGCTGTACAAACAAGAAGAATTAAAATTAAGAAATTTGTACTTCCTAAATGGAATTATGAAAGAGCTCCAGATGAAATGAAAATATTAAAAGATGAAGGAATAGAAGTTATACCTGTAGAAAAACAATTAGAAGCTTGGTTGAATATATTCTCAATTAGTGAAGAAGAATTATTAGAAAGATTATATGAAAATCTTATGATTAATATGAAAAAAGTAACATTACAAAAATAG
- a CDS encoding NAD(P)/FAD-dependent oxidoreductase: protein MEYDAVVIGAGPAGLMAARKIAENGFSVLILEKNKDLGIRACAEAVSASIFESAEIPFSQSLISNSINGAYIYPPDENKFVKILGGNYKGYILNKPLFLYALASIAVSKGCDLKMQCEVIDIKFLNNYAHSLKYRYKNEENIINFKYLIGADGVGSIVARLCGFDMSNYEIIPTIQYVMVNCNIQEKDIIKIYLGNEVAPKGYAWIFAKNEYTANVGIGVRGGLAKLYLDRFIEKHSEIFKNSRIIKEGGGGVPIGGQLKEIVKGNILLCGDAAGQVIPLTGGGIRSSIEAGKVAGETVAKALEENDSSILKEYPERYRNPWGERISKSLKVLRIFEKLSDEDFNNLAEILVGDDIVDLANGLDLKRVAKKLMSHPIFALKIASKLI from the coding sequence ATGGAATATGATGCAGTAGTTATTGGAGCTGGACCTGCTGGTCTTATGGCTGCAAGAAAAATTGCAGAAAATGGGTTTTCAGTTTTAATATTAGAAAAAAATAAAGATTTAGGAATAAGAGCATGTGCTGAAGCAGTTTCAGCCTCAATTTTTGAAAGTGCAGAAATTCCTTTTTCACAATCATTAATATCTAATTCAATTAATGGTGCTTATATTTATCCACCTGATGAAAATAAATTTGTAAAAATTTTAGGTGGAAATTATAAAGGATATATTCTAAATAAACCTTTATTTCTATACGCACTTGCAAGTATAGCTGTATCAAAAGGCTGTGATTTAAAAATGCAATGTGAAGTAATTGATATTAAATTTTTAAATAATTATGCACATTCTTTAAAATATAGATATAAAAATGAAGAAAATATTATTAATTTTAAATACTTAATAGGTGCAGATGGTGTAGGTTCAATAGTAGCTCGATTATGTGGCTTTGATATGAGTAATTATGAAATTATTCCAACAATACAATATGTTATGGTAAATTGTAATATTCAAGAAAAAGATATTATAAAAATTTACTTAGGTAATGAAGTTGCTCCTAAAGGTTATGCATGGATATTTGCAAAAAATGAGTATACTGCAAATGTAGGAATAGGTGTGAGAGGAGGTTTAGCCAAGCTATATTTAGATAGATTCATAGAAAAACATAGTGAAATTTTCAAAAATTCAAGAATAATTAAAGAAGGTGGAGGGGGAGTACCTATAGGGGGGCAGTTGAAAGAAATTGTAAAAGGAAATATCTTATTATGTGGAGATGCTGCAGGTCAAGTAATACCATTAACTGGTGGAGGTATTAGAAGTAGTATAGAAGCAGGAAAAGTTGCAGGAGAAACTGTAGCAAAAGCTTTAGAAGAAAATGATTCATCAATTTTAAAAGAATATCCTGAAAGATATAGGAATCCCTGGGGAGAGAGAATATCAAAAAGTCTTAAAGTTTTAAGAATATTTGAAAAACTTTCTGATGAAGATTTTAATAATTTAGCTGAAATTCTAGTAGGAGATGACATAGTAGATTTAGCAAATGGTTTAGACTTAAAAAGAGTTGCTAAAAAATTAATGTCACATCCAATTTTTGCATTAAAAATAGCATCAAAACTTATTTGA
- a CDS encoding MarC family protein produces MIDILHQYFTAFVMLFLIFDAIGNVPVFYSLTEGFKEEERRKIIHNSVIIAGIILFIFAFGGKYILGFFHISIDDFRIAGGIILLLVSIEGLLGRVEAMKIKAEQLVVVPLATPLLAGPGSISLVIYLMESGYGIGPTMVSIIANVIIARIILINSGKVFKVLGRNGSLVIARIMSFILAALAIALIREGIINIMSSIH; encoded by the coding sequence ATGATTGATATATTACATCAATACTTTACAGCTTTTGTTATGTTATTTTTAATATTTGATGCTATAGGTAATGTACCTGTTTTCTATTCATTAACAGAAGGATTTAAAGAAGAAGAAAGAAGAAAAATAATTCATAATTCTGTAATTATAGCTGGAATAATATTATTTATATTTGCTTTTGGAGGAAAGTACATATTAGGATTTTTTCACATAAGTATTGATGATTTTAGAATTGCTGGAGGAATAATATTACTTTTAGTATCCATAGAAGGTCTTTTAGGAAGAGTTGAAGCAATGAAAATTAAAGCTGAACAATTAGTAGTAGTTCCATTAGCTACTCCTCTTTTAGCAGGTCCAGGTAGTATTTCTTTAGTAATTTATTTAATGGAAAGTGGATATGGAATTGGACCAACTATGGTATCAATAATAGCTAATGTAATTATTGCAAGAATTATATTAATTAATAGTGGTAAAGTTTTCAAAGTATTAGGAAGGAATGGATCATTAGTTATTGCTAGAATAATGTCATTTATATTAGCTGCTCTTGCAATTGCTTTAATAAGAGAAGGAATTATTAATATTATGAGCTCAATTCATTAG
- the mgtE gene encoding magnesium transporter: protein MPLTNIEKYLEEINELIKKGDYNGIAFILESIDPLLIYHILIRLDDEVRLKIFAFLNIQSISSILNKLPENILHEIIIVKGIDEIAKVLQNLRYDEIADILDKLSPKCKSRLLELLSMDIRNEVLKLLKYPPESVGGVMTPQIPIFTHSMKIEDAINIYVAKDKLGLYDKHQYIYIVDEENKLIGWIDVKTFLTKPRGLILGKIAQRCPVTVRADKDREDAARLAVMYDLNEIPVIDKDGKFLGAVTIDDILDVVVHEFSEDLLKHGGILETIRGNYIALNPLKIAIKRAPMLIYLYLMNAITGGIVASFEEVIARFAIIAAFLPMLADNSGNIGSQSSSIIVRSMVLGEIKATKLDFLRVIIKEFSITTMMLFLLLPMASLISFIITYLALGDLFFSIKVVFIVGVGLTISSYVSDIIGASLPFLLVNIKLDPAIVSAPLITTIADVLTVLSYFFVATFLFGL from the coding sequence ATGCCTCTTACAAATATTGAAAAATATTTAGAAGAAATAAATGAATTAATAAAAAAAGGAGATTATAATGGAATTGCTTTTATTTTAGAATCCATTGATCCTCTTCTAATATATCATATCTTAATTAGACTAGATGATGAAGTTAGATTAAAAATATTTGCATTTTTAAATATACAATCCATTTCTTCTATACTTAATAAATTGCCTGAGAATATTTTACATGAAATAATAATTGTAAAAGGTATTGATGAAATTGCCAAGGTTTTACAAAATCTTCGTTATGATGAAATTGCTGATATACTAGATAAACTTTCTCCAAAATGTAAGAGTAGGCTTTTGGAATTGCTTTCAATGGACATTAGAAATGAAGTATTGAAATTACTAAAATATCCACCTGAAAGTGTAGGTGGAGTAATGACACCTCAAATTCCGATTTTTACTCATAGCATGAAAATAGAAGATGCGATTAACATTTATGTAGCAAAAGATAAACTTGGCCTCTATGATAAACATCAATATATTTATATTGTGGATGAAGAGAATAAACTCATAGGATGGATAGATGTAAAGACTTTTCTTACAAAACCCAGAGGTTTGATTTTAGGAAAAATTGCACAGAGATGTCCTGTTACTGTTAGAGCTGATAAAGATAGAGAAGATGCTGCTAGACTAGCTGTAATGTATGATTTAAATGAAATTCCTGTAATAGATAAAGATGGAAAATTCCTTGGAGCAGTGACAATTGATGATATATTAGATGTAGTGGTTCATGAATTTTCTGAAGACTTATTAAAACATGGTGGTATTTTAGAAACAATAAGAGGAAACTATATTGCTTTAAATCCATTAAAAATAGCAATAAAGAGAGCTCCAATGTTAATTTATCTTTATTTAATGAATGCAATAACTGGAGGTATAGTTGCATCTTTTGAGGAAGTTATTGCTAGATTTGCTATAATTGCAGCTTTTCTTCCAATGCTTGCAGATAATTCAGGAAATATAGGATCGCAATCTTCTTCAATTATAGTTAGAAGTATGGTTTTAGGAGAAATAAAAGCTACAAAGCTTGATTTCTTAAGAGTAATTATTAAAGAATTTTCAATAACTACAATGATGTTGTTTCTATTACTACCAATGGCTTCATTAATAAGTTTTATAATAACATATTTAGCTCTTGGTGATTTATTTTTTTCAATTAAGGTTGTATTTATTGTTGGAGTTGGATTAACAATTTCATCATATGTTTCAGATATTATTGGTGCTTCTCTTCCATTTTTACTTGTAAATATAAAACTTGATCCTGCTATAGTTTCAGCACCATTAATAACAACTATTGCAGATGTTCTTACAGTTCTATCTTATTTCTTTGTTGCAACATTTCTTTTTGGTTTATAA
- a CDS encoding cation:proton antiporter, whose protein sequence is MEELVRFSIVLLIAAISALVFRKLKIASIAAYILTGLIVGPFLGIVDPKLSSIQFLSNLGIALMAFQIGLSMKLDILEKYELKILMIGIIELFIISLLFSMFGIIIGLNSAYILVLILITVNSSTIIAFKLLESKKLQHSQFLELIVGMGLSEDIIAMIGISIIPAIATLERLMIEETFFIIGNTIVLAMGILVFGLQIFPKLIKIIIKEGDIETVLLLILAVAIGFGLLSGFFGLSFAFGSFLAGVMVSKLEIPHIVIEKLTSLRDLFVIIFFISIGLSMPKIENIYLILFGLGITIIVILIRAISIFFAGWMSLGIKEGIRLMLYGITISEFALIVTKDAYSFGIINEALFISSALIVLISTIISSMFIEKEEIIINKINFIIPNQLKNNIENFALNLRNWLRKFIVSKELRPILISLSKKMISLIGIVTFGSIIIQKIVDIVGLIEPTIFISLLITISLFTFSIIILFSIRSDLNNIVKIYKENINIVKNSIHIFLFLIISAIIVLNSIIIIRKIIEAYLNISGFITFIITIIFFSIIVYITYNTIRSSTT, encoded by the coding sequence ATGGAAGAACTAGTAAGGTTCTCAATAGTACTATTAATAGCAGCAATAAGTGCATTAGTATTTAGAAAATTGAAAATAGCATCTATTGCTGCTTATATTTTAACAGGATTAATAGTTGGCCCATTTCTTGGTATTGTAGATCCAAAATTGAGCTCTATTCAATTTTTAAGTAATCTTGGTATTGCATTAATGGCATTTCAAATAGGATTGAGTATGAAATTGGATATTTTGGAAAAATATGAACTCAAAATTTTAATGATAGGTATTATTGAACTTTTTATAATTTCATTATTGTTTTCAATGTTTGGAATAATAATTGGGCTAAATAGTGCATACATATTAGTTTTAATATTAATTACAGTAAATTCAAGTACAATAATTGCATTTAAATTATTAGAAAGTAAAAAATTACAACATTCTCAATTTTTAGAATTAATTGTAGGAATGGGTCTTTCTGAAGATATTATAGCCATGATTGGAATTTCCATTATACCAGCCATAGCTACTCTTGAAAGATTAATGATTGAAGAAACTTTTTTCATAATTGGAAATACTATCGTATTGGCCATGGGAATACTTGTATTTGGTTTACAAATTTTTCCAAAATTAATTAAAATAATAATTAAAGAAGGTGATATAGAAACAGTTTTATTATTAATTTTAGCTGTAGCTATAGGATTTGGATTATTAAGTGGCTTTTTTGGATTATCATTTGCATTTGGATCATTTCTAGCTGGAGTAATGGTATCTAAACTTGAAATACCTCATATAGTAATAGAGAAATTAACTTCTCTTAGAGATTTATTTGTAATAATATTTTTCATATCTATTGGATTATCAATGCCAAAAATAGAGAACATATACTTAATTTTATTTGGATTAGGAATTACAATAATTGTAATATTAATAAGAGCTATTTCGATTTTCTTTGCAGGATGGATGAGTTTAGGTATTAAAGAAGGAATAAGATTAATGTTATATGGAATTACTATTAGTGAATTTGCATTAATTGTTACAAAAGATGCTTATAGTTTTGGTATAATTAATGAAGCTTTGTTCATTTCTTCAGCATTAATAGTATTAATATCAACAATAATAAGTTCAATGTTCATAGAAAAAGAAGAAATTATAATAAATAAAATAAATTTTATAATTCCTAATCAATTAAAAAATAATATAGAAAATTTTGCTTTAAATTTAAGAAATTGGTTGAGAAAATTTATAGTTTCAAAAGAACTTAGACCTATATTAATTAGTCTTAGTAAAAAAATGATTAGTTTAATAGGAATAGTAACCTTTGGATCAATTATAATTCAGAAGATTGTTGATATTGTAGGATTAATTGAGCCTACAATATTTATTTCATTACTTATTACAATTAGTCTATTTACATTTTCAATAATTATTTTATTTTCAATAAGAAGTGACTTAAATAACATTGTAAAGATATATAAGGAGAATATAAATATTGTTAAGAATTCAATTCATATATTTCTCTTCTTAATAATAAGTGCAATTATAGTTCTTAATAGTATTATAATAATTAGAAAAATTATTGAAGCTTATCTTAATATTAGTGGATTTATAACATTTATAATTACTATAATTTTCTTCTCTATTATAGTATATATAACATACAATACAATAAGATCCTCTACCACGTAA
- a CDS encoding cyclophilin-like fold protein, whose translation MKIIFESGIKINCQLFPDKCPNTIKALLNSLPFESRVNLWGDEIYFSVPFSIEEENSKDVVELGDIAYWPEEPSLCIFFGPTPISPSPNIIKPYSPVNVIGKVIGDIKILKNIKEGEKVLVTL comes from the coding sequence ATGAAGATAATATTTGAAAGTGGTATTAAAATAAATTGTCAACTCTTTCCAGATAAATGTCCAAATACTATTAAAGCTCTTCTAAACTCTTTACCATTTGAGTCAAGGGTAAATCTTTGGGGTGATGAAATTTATTTTTCAGTACCTTTCTCAATTGAAGAAGAAAATTCTAAAGATGTAGTTGAATTAGGAGATATAGCATATTGGCCTGAAGAACCATCATTATGTATATTCTTTGGTCCAACTCCAATTAGTCCATCTCCTAATATTATAAAACCATACAGTCCAGTTAATGTTATAGGAAAAGTCATTGGTGATATAAAAATTCTTAAAAATATAAAAGAAGGGGAAAAAGTATTAGTAACTTTATAA
- a CDS encoding metal-dependent hydrolase, which produces MKFIWLGHSAIYIEISNLKIIIDPWITNPLSPFKSTEDFVKEIKEIDYIFVTHDHGDHVGEAKELLEVYKNAKFVGIYELARKIGNHNTIGANIGGPIKLNNEVIAILTPAFHSSNIGNPTGIVLISKEGNIYHAGDTGVFNDMGLIKELYNIDVALLPIGGHFTMGIKEAVKATQLIKPKYVIPIHYNTFDNIKADPNVFAEEVKKLGLLINVIILKPGVSYNLRL; this is translated from the coding sequence ATGAAATTCATATGGCTTGGTCATTCAGCTATATATATTGAAATTTCTAATTTGAAAATAATAATAGACCCATGGATTACAAATCCTCTATCTCCATTTAAGTCTACTGAAGATTTTGTAAAAGAAATCAAAGAAATTGATTATATATTTGTAACACATGATCATGGAGATCATGTAGGTGAGGCTAAAGAACTACTTGAAGTATATAAAAATGCAAAATTTGTAGGAATATATGAATTAGCTAGAAAAATTGGAAATCATAATACTATAGGTGCTAATATAGGAGGACCTATTAAACTTAATAATGAAGTAATTGCTATTCTCACACCTGCTTTTCATTCATCAAATATAGGAAATCCTACAGGAATTGTTCTAATAAGTAAAGAAGGCAATATTTATCATGCTGGAGATACTGGAGTATTCAATGACATGGGTCTTATTAAAGAGCTCTATAACATAGATGTGGCATTACTTCCAATTGGAGGACATTTCACAATGGGTATAAAAGAAGCAGTTAAAGCAACTCAATTAATAAAACCTAAATATGTAATTCCAATACATTATAATACTTTTGATAATATTAAAGCTGATCCAAATGTATTTGCTGAAGAAGTTAAAAAACTTGGTCTATTAATTAATGTAATTATATTAAAACCTGGAGTTTCTTACAATTTGAGGTTATAA
- a CDS encoding AIR synthase-related protein, which produces MRYKDLGVDIYKRGIEYFKLDNLFPGAFCTIVKNEKNPSKGIILHEDGAGSKPIISYIYYKEFGDAKYFEGLANDVIAMNLDDVICVGAIPLAISDYVAINPFVMNKEEVLHHIAIGFSKILNKLNSLGFEIKFCGGETAELPDIIRTLDISATVYAEVNLNSVITGYDISPGDIIVGLRSGGRASYEEKENSGIMCNGITMARYVLLSNEYSKKYPETSYISEYKGRFKLDDYLDFLGMSIGEALLSPTRIYLPVIMEILKKLKVKALIHNTGGGLTKCLRIGRGIKYIKNNLPEPDPIFLLIQKEGNISWEEMYKVFNMGIGMEIIVDKNSLEEVIKICKYFNIEAQEIGYCESFKNGNALIIETKYYKGKFLK; this is translated from the coding sequence ATGAGATATAAAGATTTAGGAGTAGATATTTATAAAAGAGGCATAGAGTATTTTAAACTAGATAATTTATTTCCAGGAGCTTTTTGCACAATAGTAAAAAATGAGAAAAACCCTTCTAAAGGAATTATACTTCATGAAGATGGTGCTGGTAGTAAACCAATAATTTCATACATTTACTATAAGGAATTTGGAGATGCAAAATATTTTGAAGGATTAGCAAATGATGTAATAGCAATGAATTTGGATGATGTAATATGTGTAGGTGCTATTCCTTTAGCAATCTCAGACTATGTAGCAATAAATCCATTTGTAATGAATAAAGAAGAAGTTCTTCATCATATAGCCATAGGTTTTTCAAAAATTCTTAATAAATTAAACTCTCTTGGATTTGAAATAAAATTCTGTGGAGGAGAAACTGCTGAACTTCCTGATATTATTAGGACTTTAGATATTTCTGCTACAGTATATGCAGAAGTAAATCTTAATTCTGTAATAACAGGATATGATATTTCTCCTGGAGATATCATAGTGGGTTTAAGAAGTGGAGGAAGAGCTTCTTATGAAGAAAAAGAAAATAGTGGAATAATGTGTAATGGAATAACCATGGCCAGATATGTATTATTATCTAATGAATATAGTAAAAAATATCCAGAAACTTCTTACATTAGTGAATATAAAGGTAGATTCAAACTTGATGATTATTTAGATTTTTTAGGAATGAGTATTGGAGAGGCTTTATTATCACCTACTAGAATATATCTTCCAGTAATTATGGAAATTTTGAAGAAATTGAAAGTAAAAGCATTAATTCATAATACAGGAGGAGGCTTAACAAAATGTCTTAGAATTGGAAGAGGAATTAAATATATAAAAAACAATCTCCCTGAACCAGATCCAATTTTTCTTTTAATACAAAAAGAAGGGAATATTAGTTGGGAAGAAATGTATAAAGTATTTAATATGGGTATTGGAATGGAAATTATAGTTGATAAAAATTCTTTAGAAGAAGTTATTAAAATATGTAAATATTTTAATATTGAGGCACAAGAAATAGGTTATTGTGAATCTTTTAAAAATGGAAATGCTTTAATAATAGAAACAAAATATTATAAGGGCAAATTTTTAAAGTAA
- a CDS encoding flavin reductase family protein — protein sequence MKKNVEIFYYLLHPRPVVLICCGNERINIMACSWIMPVSEEPPMIAISIWKESYTHELIEKQKEFTINIPSSNLIKQVWIAGTKSGRNIDKISLTGLKTSPSKKIKTPIIEDCIGHLECQLHSSISAGECTIFIANVLEAYAEEELIEKNIWSEKANLLLHSGGKNFAIPKKVSL from the coding sequence ATGAAGAAGAATGTGGAAATTTTTTATTATTTACTTCATCCAAGACCTGTTGTTTTAATATGTTGTGGAAATGAAAGAATAAATATAATGGCATGTTCATGGATAATGCCAGTAAGTGAAGAACCGCCAATGATTGCTATATCAATTTGGAAAGAATCATATACTCATGAATTAATTGAAAAACAAAAAGAATTTACCATTAATATACCTTCATCAAATTTAATAAAACAAGTTTGGATTGCTGGAACAAAAAGTGGAAGGAATATTGATAAAATTTCACTTACTGGTTTAAAAACAAGTCCTTCAAAGAAAATAAAAACACCAATAATTGAAGATTGTATTGGACATTTAGAATGTCAATTACATTCATCAATAAGTGCTGGTGAATGTACAATATTCATTGCTAATGTTTTAGAAGCTTATGCAGAAGAAGAATTAATTGAAAAAAATATTTGGAGTGAAAAAGCAAATTTATTATTACATTCTGGAGGAAAAAATTTTGCAATTCCAAAAAAGGTGAGTTTGTAA